A window of Tautonia plasticadhaerens contains these coding sequences:
- a CDS encoding DUF1559 family PulG-like putative transporter → MRLRGDRPGFTLIELLVVIAIIGVLIALLLPAVQSAREAARRAQCTNNLKQIALACHNYHDAVGAFPPGGISDPGWNGTWWNWLSFILPGMEMNPVYNSINFSLPNINQLNANALQDPQVTAYRTVVRSYLCPSDDVGEGLVENLSWLTAGSNWSLLGTPYTGAATCYVGNWGDQKTGNLTFDLFSGESPPGTGPNWGCNGRLRGIFGDCSDGKSIKISDVRDGTSNTLLAGECSPNMNGALLWSNGNATMASTVVPINWRTELKDGMVDPTDGTTCDLGQLNNFTGAQHCWRNQTVVYAFKSYHPGGANFAFCDGSVRFLKQMISSRVYNALGSKAGGEVVSADQF, encoded by the coding sequence ATGCGTCTCCGTGGTGATCGTCCCGGCTTCACGCTGATCGAGCTGCTGGTGGTCATCGCCATCATCGGCGTGCTCATCGCCCTGCTCCTCCCCGCGGTCCAATCGGCCCGAGAGGCGGCGCGTCGCGCCCAGTGCACCAATAACCTCAAGCAGATCGCCCTGGCCTGCCACAACTACCACGACGCGGTCGGGGCCTTCCCGCCCGGCGGGATCAGCGACCCGGGCTGGAACGGGACCTGGTGGAACTGGCTGTCGTTCATCCTGCCGGGGATGGAGATGAACCCGGTCTACAACTCGATCAACTTCTCCCTGCCGAACATCAATCAGCTCAACGCCAATGCACTCCAGGATCCCCAGGTGACCGCCTACCGGACCGTCGTGCGCTCGTACCTCTGCCCCTCCGACGACGTGGGCGAAGGCCTGGTCGAGAACCTGTCCTGGCTGACCGCGGGGAGCAATTGGAGCCTGCTGGGGACGCCGTACACCGGCGCCGCAACCTGCTACGTCGGGAACTGGGGGGACCAGAAGACCGGCAACCTGACCTTCGACCTCTTCTCGGGGGAGAGCCCACCCGGCACCGGCCCGAACTGGGGCTGCAACGGCCGTCTCCGGGGGATCTTCGGCGACTGCAGCGACGGCAAGTCCATCAAGATCTCCGACGTCCGGGACGGCACGAGCAATACCCTGCTCGCCGGAGAGTGCTCGCCAAACATGAACGGCGCGCTGCTCTGGTCCAACGGCAATGCGACGATGGCCTCGACCGTCGTGCCCATCAACTGGAGGACCGAGCTGAAGGACGGGATGGTCGACCCGACCGACGGCACAACCTGCGACCTCGGCCAGCTGAACAACTTCACCGGCGCCCAGCACTGCTGGCGGAACCAGACCGTGGTCTACGCCTTCAAGAGCTACCACCCCGGCGGCGCGAACTTCGCCTTCTGCGACGGCTCGGTCCGGTTCCTTAAGCAGATGATCAGCTCTCGCGTCTACAACGCGCTGGGCTCCAAGGCCGGCGGTGAGGTCGTCTCGGCCGACCAGTTCTGA
- the solA gene encoding N-methyl-L-tryptophan oxidase, with protein sequence MSGPPPPGRPIPDVSPIDHRHARNVILGAGAMGAAAAYHLARRGEPVLLVEQFEAGHDRGSSHGAARIIRHSYADVLYSRLMPEAFAAWRRLEAEAGELLYVKIGGLSLCPPGVDYVARVASSLEEVGVPHRRLRGAEVRRAYPSFAVPDEFDAVFEPDAGLISASRAIAAQIELARRLGAGTTEVLERCPIRRIDLDGERPALLADRLRITADRLIVAAGPWAGRLLPGLADRLRPTRQQVLYLGPDPIGPFAIGRLPAFICKGASPSEAFYGMPDFLGTGVKVARHSGPDCDPDAVDRAVDASYVDLVRDFLRGVLPSLADAPLLRSEVCLYTEAPDAHFLLGPLPGRPGVIVASPCSGHGFKFSCLIGRILADLALDDIPGIDIDLWRPGGHRGDAIGPTGGHDR encoded by the coding sequence ATGTCGGGCCCCCCTCCGCCCGGGCGCCCGATCCCGGATGTCTCGCCCATAGACCATCGCCACGCCCGCAACGTCATCCTCGGCGCCGGCGCCATGGGCGCCGCTGCGGCCTACCACCTCGCCCGCCGGGGAGAGCCCGTGCTGCTGGTCGAGCAGTTTGAGGCGGGGCACGACCGGGGCAGCTCTCACGGCGCCGCCCGGATCATCCGCCATTCCTACGCGGACGTGCTCTACTCCCGGCTGATGCCCGAGGCGTTCGCCGCCTGGAGGCGGCTCGAAGCCGAGGCGGGCGAGTTGCTCTATGTGAAGATCGGCGGCCTGAGCCTCTGCCCGCCGGGGGTCGACTACGTCGCCCGGGTCGCCTCGAGCCTGGAGGAGGTCGGGGTACCCCACCGCCGCCTCCGCGGCGCGGAGGTGCGCCGGGCCTACCCGTCGTTCGCCGTCCCGGACGAGTTCGACGCGGTCTTCGAGCCCGACGCCGGCCTGATCTCCGCATCGAGGGCGATCGCCGCCCAGATCGAGCTGGCCCGACGCCTCGGCGCCGGGACGACCGAGGTGCTGGAGCGGTGCCCGATCCGCCGGATCGACCTCGACGGCGAGCGGCCGGCCCTCCTGGCCGACCGCCTCCGCATCACCGCCGACCGGCTGATCGTGGCGGCCGGCCCCTGGGCGGGCCGCCTCCTGCCCGGGCTGGCCGACCGGCTCCGGCCGACCCGCCAGCAGGTCCTCTACCTGGGGCCGGACCCGATCGGGCCGTTCGCGATCGGCCGGCTGCCCGCCTTCATCTGCAAGGGAGCGTCGCCGTCCGAGGCGTTCTACGGGATGCCGGACTTCCTGGGCACCGGCGTCAAGGTCGCCCGCCACTCGGGGCCGGACTGCGACCCCGACGCCGTCGACCGCGCCGTCGACGCCTCCTATGTCGACCTCGTCCGCGACTTCCTGCGGGGCGTCCTCCCGTCATTGGCCGATGCCCCGCTCCTGCGGTCCGAGGTCTGCCTCTACACCGAGGCCCCCGACGCCCACTTCCTCCTCGGCCCGCTCCCCGGCCGTCCCGGGGTGATCGTCGCCAGCCCGTGCAGCGGCCACGGATTCAAGTTCTCGTGCCTGATCGGCCGCATCCTGGCCGACCTCGCGCTCGACGACATCCCCGGGATCGACATCGACCTCTGGCGGCCGGGGGGCCACCGGGGCGACGCGATCGGCCCGACCGGCGGCCACGATCGTTGA
- the glnT gene encoding type III glutamate--ammonia ligase, with protein sequence MNTTDPRLAALRDRLDADRIDYLLVQFVDLHGAAKVKLVPASGLVPAFESGAGFAGGAIWGMGQGPHSHDLMARIDLDSYTPLPYEPGVARFAAELFVDGEPHPYCPRVNLRRVLDRARGLGFSFNVGMEPEFFLVTRDADGSISGWDPDRVDDLQKPCYDYNGLSGALGFLRAMNDTLQALGWGVYQSDHEDANSQFEINFRYADALVTADRLTFFRMMAGQVARRFDAVATFMPKPFPDRTGSGAHVHFHLADAESGANLFVDEDDRRGLGISALGYHFLGGVLRHAPALCAVASPTVNCYKRLQGGAATLGSRSGYTWTPAFVSYGDNNRTQMIRTPEPGHFEDRTVSASCNPYLALAAYLSAGLDGVANAIDPGEPNRGNLYEAGPEEMAARGIARLPQSLDEALDAFEADPVVREALGPIADEFLRLKRDEWRDYHAQVDRWEIRRYLTAL encoded by the coding sequence ATGAACACAACCGACCCTCGGCTGGCCGCGCTCCGGGATCGGCTGGACGCCGACCGAATCGACTACCTCCTGGTCCAGTTCGTGGACCTCCACGGCGCGGCCAAGGTGAAGCTCGTGCCGGCGTCGGGCCTGGTGCCCGCGTTCGAGTCGGGCGCCGGGTTCGCGGGCGGTGCGATCTGGGGCATGGGGCAGGGGCCGCATTCGCACGACCTGATGGCCCGGATCGACCTCGACAGCTACACCCCGCTGCCCTACGAGCCGGGCGTCGCCCGATTCGCCGCGGAGCTGTTCGTCGACGGCGAGCCCCACCCCTATTGCCCTCGCGTGAACCTCCGGCGGGTCCTGGACCGCGCCCGGGGCCTCGGCTTCTCCTTCAACGTCGGCATGGAGCCGGAGTTCTTCCTCGTCACCCGAGACGCCGACGGCTCGATCTCCGGCTGGGACCCGGATCGCGTCGACGACCTCCAAAAGCCCTGCTACGACTACAACGGGTTGTCCGGCGCCCTCGGCTTCCTCCGGGCCATGAACGACACGCTGCAGGCACTGGGATGGGGGGTCTACCAGTCCGACCACGAGGACGCCAACTCGCAGTTCGAGATCAACTTCCGGTACGCCGACGCCCTGGTCACGGCGGACCGCCTGACCTTCTTCCGGATGATGGCCGGCCAGGTCGCCCGGCGGTTCGACGCCGTCGCGACCTTCATGCCCAAGCCGTTCCCCGATCGCACCGGCTCGGGGGCCCACGTCCACTTCCACCTGGCCGACGCCGAGAGCGGGGCGAACCTCTTCGTCGACGAGGACGACCGCCGGGGCCTCGGCATCTCGGCCCTCGGCTACCACTTCCTGGGGGGCGTCCTGCGGCACGCGCCTGCGCTGTGCGCCGTCGCGTCGCCGACGGTCAATTGCTACAAGCGCCTGCAGGGGGGGGCCGCGACGCTCGGGTCCCGGTCGGGCTACACCTGGACCCCGGCCTTCGTCTCCTACGGCGACAACAACCGGACTCAGATGATCCGGACGCCCGAGCCGGGCCACTTCGAGGACCGGACCGTCTCGGCGTCGTGCAACCCCTACCTCGCGCTGGCCGCCTACCTCTCGGCGGGCCTCGACGGGGTCGCCAACGCGATCGACCCCGGCGAGCCGAATCGGGGCAACCTCTACGAGGCCGGCCCGGAGGAGATGGCAGCGCGAGGGATCGCCCGCCTGCCGCAGTCGCTCGACGAGGCGCTGGATGCGTTCGAGGCCGACCCGGTCGTCCGGGAGGCATTGGGCCCGATCGCCGACGAGTTCCTCCGACTGAAGCGGGACGAGTGGCGGGACTATCACGCCCAGGTCGATCGCTGGGAGATCCGGCGCTACCTGACGGCCCTCTGA